One Opitutia bacterium DNA segment encodes these proteins:
- a CDS encoding nitronate monooxygenase — protein sequence MHWTNPPTHWPRLIQGGMGIGVSNWNLARAVSLRGHLGVVSGTALNTVFVRRLQDGDLDGAMRRALDACPLPNVGQILEKYFVSGGIARGQPYKLAPMFSLDSAAELLGLTAAANFVEVYLAKEKHDGVVGINLLEKIQLPTLASLYGAMLAKVDYVLMGAGIPKSIPGILDRFAAGEKAEMRVTVEGTKDEHAITLDPATLLPGEKLALPRPRFLAIVSSSVLALTLARKSSGKVDGFVVEGATAGGHNAPPRGGTTLNERGEPIYGPRDTPDLNAIKAIGLPFYLAGSQATPEALRAAEAAGAAGVQVGTPFAFCRESGLTPEIKAAALAKAREGALDLRTDPRASPTGMPFKVVDLPGTVADAAVYDARARKCDLGYLRDAYAQPDGAVGFRCPAAPADKFAAKGGDIAETVGRKCLCNGLLAAIGLGQRGADGSVEPPIVTAGDDVRGIARYLKPGANDYGVDDVLAYAGV from the coding sequence ATGCATTGGACCAATCCCCCCACGCACTGGCCGCGCTTGATTCAAGGCGGCATGGGCATCGGTGTTTCGAATTGGAATCTCGCCCGCGCCGTCTCGTTGCGCGGGCACCTCGGCGTCGTTTCCGGCACGGCACTGAACACCGTCTTCGTCCGCCGCCTGCAGGACGGCGATCTCGACGGCGCGATGCGCCGCGCGCTCGACGCGTGCCCGCTGCCGAATGTCGGGCAAATCCTCGAGAAATACTTCGTGTCCGGCGGCATCGCCCGTGGCCAGCCCTACAAGCTCGCGCCGATGTTTTCGCTCGATTCCGCGGCCGAATTGCTCGGCCTCACCGCCGCGGCGAACTTCGTCGAGGTTTACCTCGCGAAGGAAAAGCACGACGGCGTTGTCGGCATCAATCTCCTCGAGAAAATCCAGTTGCCCACGCTCGCTTCGCTTTACGGCGCCATGCTCGCCAAGGTCGACTACGTGCTGATGGGCGCCGGCATTCCGAAATCCATCCCCGGCATCCTCGACCGCTTCGCCGCCGGTGAGAAAGCCGAGATGCGCGTCACCGTCGAAGGCACCAAGGACGAGCACGCCATCACACTCGATCCCGCCACGCTGTTGCCGGGCGAAAAGCTCGCGCTGCCGCGCCCGCGCTTCCTCGCGATCGTTTCCTCGTCGGTTCTTGCCCTTACGCTCGCCCGCAAGTCCAGCGGCAAGGTCGACGGCTTCGTCGTCGAAGGCGCCACGGCCGGCGGCCACAACGCGCCGCCGCGCGGCGGCACGACGCTCAACGAGCGCGGCGAACCCATCTACGGCCCGCGCGACACACCGGATCTCAACGCCATCAAAGCGATCGGCCTGCCGTTCTACCTCGCCGGTTCGCAAGCCACGCCCGAGGCGCTCCGCGCCGCCGAGGCCGCCGGCGCCGCCGGCGTGCAAGTCGGCACGCCTTTCGCCTTCTGTCGCGAGAGCGGGCTCACGCCGGAAATCAAAGCTGCCGCGCTCGCGAAGGCCCGCGAGGGTGCGCTCGATCTCCGCACCGACCCACGCGCGTCGCCCACCGGCATGCCGTTCAAGGTCGTCGATCTTCCCGGCACCGTGGCCGACGCCGCGGTCTACGACGCGCGTGCGCGCAAATGCGATCTCGGCTACCTCCGCGACGCCTACGCGCAGCCCGACGGCGCGGTAGGTTTTCGCTGTCCCGCCGCGCCCGCCGACAAGTTCGCGGCCAAAGGCGGCGACATCGCCGAAACCGTCGGCCGCAAATGCCTCTGCAACGGCCTGCTCGCCGCCATCGGCCTCGGCCAACGCGGTGCGGATGGCAGCGTCGAACCGCCGATCGTCACCGCCGGCGACGACGTGCGCGGCATCGCGCGCTACCTCAAACCCGGCGCGAACGACTACGGCGTCGACGACGTGCTGGCCTACGCCGGCGTCTAG
- a CDS encoding DUF485 domain-containing protein yields the protein MPAPIPHDDAVHSEAFLHTLMRRQLKLSIACAAAFLVVLFGLPLANYFAPQLMATRIAGFTLSWLLLGVLFFPAVWGISWFFIRRSMWLEQDEVEQVKKGRAEQ from the coding sequence ATGCCTGCCCCGATACCCCATGACGACGCGGTGCACAGCGAAGCGTTTCTCCATACGCTCATGCGCCGCCAACTGAAGTTGTCCATCGCCTGCGCCGCGGCCTTCCTGGTCGTGTTGTTCGGTCTCCCGCTCGCCAACTATTTCGCGCCGCAGCTGATGGCGACGCGCATCGCGGGTTTCACGTTGAGCTGGCTGCTGCTCGGCGTGTTGTTCTTCCCGGCGGTGTGGGGCATCTCGTGGTTTTTCATCCGTCGCTCGATGTGGCTCGAGCAGGACGAGGTCGAGCAGGTGAAGAAGGGGAGGGCGGAACAATGA
- a CDS encoding autotransporter-associated beta strand repeat-containing protein has protein sequence MRARSTAIADALLRRIALRGVRFSAAVLGSMAWLAASLPAQTVNWLPAGGGNWDTTTNWSGNNVVNAVGEFASIGGATGGTISVGSNYTIGGITFANGAGAFTISKTSGPTRTYTLGATGITNNDDSGQTLTGANFRLTLGAASSFNVGSSGALTISTTGGSITTSATNTLTLGGNGSGLGTVSSTINGTGGTVTKSGNSTWVLSGNNSYTGGTTIAGGTLRADSANALGTTGTVRFTGGTLQYGSGITTDYSSRIGNSTSAIAIDTNGNNVTFASSLANTNTGGLTKSGAGTLILNAANNYTGGTTLNAGTLAVGNNSALGSGTLTIAGGTLSASGGARSLTNNTVANANFTIGGSQDLTLSGTFSLGAGDRTITVDNTGTTTFSGVVSNSYYANFTKAGAGRLVLSNANTYVGPTLINGGTLAITNSGALGTSTFGNTVANGATLELSNNIAVSEGDFTITGTGVSSAGAINNLSGSNTLSGQILLGGAATIKSTAGSLTLASYTDLGAYNLTIAGAGNTTFSSQINSSGGALIKNDAGTLTLSGANSYTGGTTLAGGTVVANNAVALGTAGTVRFTGGTLQYGSGITTDLSSRIGNSSSAIAVDTNGNNVTFASSLANTNTGGLTKTGSGTLTLSAANNYTGNTTVSGGTINIRNATSLGSGSATVNTGATLEIQGGGVTASNAITLAGGTLRNVSGDVNWFNGNIALTADSTVNSGTLGDRLYVGTTGTTIDLGTKTLTVDGPGKTVFIGAMGTGTAGNLVVNSTGEVWLNSQWQVNNFTGTTTVNRGTLVLATNNAVGFRNTTIRGDITIGNGTDSATLLYATGYGIEKLADNVNVTVNRYGTFNLNSTYETINGLTLNGGTIALGAGGTLVLNGDVNVGSSPDTATVTGYQFWLTPAAGNRNITVANGAQYDDLLFTASVVSGGVTKLGAGRMTFAGNNTYSEATNVNAGVLNIRTDTALGGHNSNDVNAGTTVANGAALEIQKDVAYNGGNDVTIGLERLTLNGTGIANDGALRNLAGNNTWNGIVNLASSSRINSDADRLTLNGNVTSANNSNLTVGGSGDTWINGAIGTGTGTLTKDGSGTLTLTGNNSYDGVTTINSGVVNVRHTYGLGTTVAGVTVADGAALQLQKDINYNGGANLTIGNETMSLSGTGIGNTGALRNIAGDNTIGGAITIANANVRINTDAGSLALNNTVAVGSNTLTVGGAANTTIAGQLTGTASSQLTKDGAGTLTLSNSTNTFAGNVTVSAGTLAMGANNALNSSTIDLQIDSGATMSLVGFAQKIGTLAGLGTLDFGSNSTLTLDGGLSLLEVSQLLGTGTIVVNAGSTLRLGADFNNSGINIQLNGGTLELNGTTTTFGTLSVTGNSIIDFASTDSVVNFTTLSLTSYTLSVANWNDFNDLFIVANDPGNKATSPLNLVTFAPSGSWVGNDTIWTTDYPSEGFDHGNEVRPWRPVPEPSTYGAMLMGAGLALFGVRRWRQQQKR, from the coding sequence ATGCGCGCCCGCTCCACTGCTATTGCCGACGCCCTGCTCCGGAGAATTGCGCTCCGTGGTGTGCGGTTTTCTGCGGCGGTATTGGGATCGATGGCGTGGCTCGCGGCGTCGTTGCCCGCGCAGACTGTGAATTGGTTGCCGGCAGGTGGCGGCAACTGGGATACGACTACCAATTGGTCCGGCAACAACGTCGTCAACGCGGTCGGCGAGTTCGCCTCCATCGGGGGCGCGACTGGCGGCACCATTTCGGTCGGTTCGAACTACACGATTGGTGGCATCACTTTCGCGAACGGAGCCGGAGCCTTCACGATTAGCAAGACGAGCGGCCCGACGCGCACCTACACGCTCGGGGCGACGGGCATCACCAACAACGACGACTCGGGCCAGACGCTCACTGGTGCCAATTTCCGCCTTACGCTCGGCGCCGCGTCGAGTTTCAACGTTGGCAGCTCCGGCGCGCTCACCATTTCCACGACCGGCGGCAGCATCACCACGAGCGCAACGAACACGCTCACCCTGGGTGGCAACGGCTCCGGCCTCGGCACCGTCAGCTCGACGATCAACGGCACGGGCGGCACGGTCACGAAAAGCGGCAACAGCACTTGGGTGCTCTCCGGCAACAACAGCTATACCGGTGGCACGACCATCGCGGGCGGCACTCTGCGTGCCGATTCCGCGAACGCCCTCGGCACCACCGGCACCGTCCGCTTCACCGGCGGCACGCTCCAATACGGCTCTGGCATCACCACCGACTATTCTTCCCGCATCGGCAACAGCACCAGTGCCATCGCGATCGATACGAACGGCAACAACGTCACCTTCGCCTCCTCGCTCGCCAACACCAACACCGGCGGCCTCACCAAGTCCGGCGCCGGCACGCTCATCCTCAACGCCGCCAACAACTACACGGGCGGCACGACCCTCAACGCCGGCACCCTCGCCGTCGGCAATAACTCTGCGCTCGGCAGCGGGACCCTCACGATCGCAGGCGGCACCCTCAGCGCCAGTGGCGGCGCCCGCTCGCTGACCAACAACACCGTCGCGAACGCGAATTTCACCATCGGCGGCTCGCAGGACCTCACTCTCTCCGGCACGTTCAGTCTCGGCGCCGGCGACCGCACGATCACGGTCGACAACACCGGCACGACCACGTTCTCCGGCGTCGTCAGCAATTCCTACTACGCCAACTTCACCAAAGCCGGCGCCGGACGCCTCGTTCTCTCCAACGCGAACACCTACGTCGGCCCCACACTCATCAACGGAGGCACGCTCGCGATCACCAACAGCGGCGCGCTCGGCACCTCGACGTTCGGCAACACCGTGGCCAACGGCGCCACCCTCGAGCTTTCCAATAACATCGCGGTCAGCGAGGGCGATTTCACGATCACCGGCACCGGCGTCAGTTCCGCTGGCGCCATCAACAACCTCTCCGGTTCGAACACCCTTAGCGGCCAGATCCTGCTGGGCGGCGCCGCCACCATCAAATCCACCGCCGGCAGCCTCACGCTCGCTTCCTACACGGACCTCGGTGCCTACAACCTCACCATCGCCGGCGCGGGCAACACGACCTTCTCCAGCCAGATCAACAGCAGCGGCGGCGCCCTCATCAAAAACGACGCCGGCACGCTCACGCTCTCCGGTGCCAACAGCTACACCGGCGGCACCACGCTCGCTGGCGGCACGGTCGTCGCCAACAACGCCGTCGCCCTCGGCACCGCCGGCACCGTCCGTTTCACCGGCGGCACGCTCCAATACGGCAGCGGCATCACGACCGACCTTTCGTCGCGCATCGGCAACAGCTCCAGCGCCATCGCCGTCGACACCAACGGCAACAACGTTACCTTCGCCTCCTCGCTCGCCAACACCAACACCGGCGGCCTCACCAAGACCGGCTCCGGCACCCTGACCCTTTCCGCCGCCAACAACTACACGGGCAACACCACGGTCTCCGGCGGCACGATCAACATCCGCAACGCCACCTCGCTCGGCTCCGGCTCCGCCACTGTGAACACCGGCGCCACCCTTGAAATCCAAGGCGGCGGCGTCACCGCCTCCAACGCCATCACCCTCGCCGGCGGTACGCTCCGCAACGTCAGCGGCGACGTGAACTGGTTCAACGGCAACATCGCTCTCACTGCCGACAGCACGGTCAATTCTGGCACCCTCGGTGACCGCCTCTACGTCGGCACCACCGGCACCACGATCGATCTCGGCACCAAGACGCTCACCGTCGACGGCCCCGGCAAGACCGTGTTCATCGGCGCCATGGGCACCGGCACCGCCGGCAATCTCGTCGTGAACAGCACCGGCGAAGTCTGGCTCAACTCCCAGTGGCAGGTGAACAATTTCACCGGCACCACCACCGTCAATCGCGGCACGCTCGTCCTCGCCACCAACAACGCCGTCGGCTTCCGCAACACCACCATTCGCGGCGACATCACCATCGGCAACGGCACCGACTCCGCCACGCTCCTCTACGCCACCGGCTACGGCATCGAAAAACTTGCGGATAACGTGAACGTCACCGTCAACCGCTACGGCACGTTCAACCTCAACAGCACCTACGAGACCATCAACGGCCTCACGCTCAACGGCGGCACCATCGCCCTCGGCGCGGGCGGCACCCTCGTTCTCAACGGCGACGTCAACGTCGGCTCCTCCCCCGACACCGCCACCGTCACCGGCTACCAATTTTGGCTCACCCCCGCCGCCGGCAACCGCAACATCACCGTCGCCAACGGCGCCCAATACGACGACCTGCTGTTCACCGCCAGCGTCGTCTCCGGCGGCGTCACCAAACTCGGCGCCGGCCGCATGACCTTCGCCGGCAACAACACCTACTCCGAAGCCACCAACGTCAACGCCGGCGTCCTCAACATCCGCACCGACACCGCGCTCGGCGGCCACAACTCCAACGACGTCAACGCCGGCACCACCGTCGCCAACGGCGCCGCCCTCGAGATCCAGAAGGACGTCGCCTACAACGGCGGCAACGACGTCACCATCGGCCTCGAGCGCCTCACGCTCAACGGCACCGGCATCGCCAACGACGGCGCCCTCCGCAATCTCGCCGGCAACAACACCTGGAACGGCATCGTCAACCTCGCCTCCAGCAGCCGCATCAATTCCGACGCCGACCGCCTCACCCTCAACGGCAACGTCACCAGCGCGAACAACAGCAACCTCACCGTTGGCGGCTCCGGCGACACCTGGATCAACGGCGCCATCGGCACCGGCACTGGCACTCTCACCAAAGACGGCAGCGGCACCCTCACGCTCACTGGCAACAATTCCTATGACGGCGTGACCACGATCAACTCCGGCGTCGTGAACGTTCGCCACACCTACGGCCTCGGCACCACCGTCGCCGGCGTCACCGTCGCCGACGGCGCCGCCCTCCAGCTCCAGAAGGACATCAACTACAACGGCGGCGCCAATCTCACCATCGGCAACGAGACCATGAGCCTCAGCGGCACCGGTATCGGCAACACCGGCGCTCTCCGCAATATCGCGGGCGACAATACCATCGGCGGCGCGATCACCATCGCCAACGCCAACGTCCGCATCAACACCGACGCCGGCTCGCTCGCCCTCAACAACACCGTCGCCGTCGGCAGCAACACCCTCACCGTCGGCGGCGCCGCCAACACCACCATCGCCGGCCAGCTCACCGGCACCGCCAGCTCCCAGCTCACCAAGGACGGCGCCGGCACCCTCACGCTCTCCAACAGCACCAACACCTTCGCCGGCAACGTCACCGTCTCCGCCGGCACGCTCGCCATGGGCGCCAACAACGCCCTCAACAGCTCCACCATCGACCTGCAGATCGACAGCGGCGCCACCATGTCGCTCGTCGGCTTCGCCCAGAAGATCGGCACTCTCGCCGGCCTCGGCACCCTCGACTTCGGCAGCAACTCCACGCTCACCCTCGACGGCGGCCTCTCCCTCCTCGAAGTCTCCCAGCTCCTCGGCACCGGCACCATCGTCGTCAACGCCGGCTCCACGCTCCGCCTCGGCGCCGACTTCAACAACTCCGGCATCAACATCCAGCTCAACGGCGGCACCCTCGAGCTCAATGGCACCACCACCACCTTCGGCACCCTCAGCGTCACCGGCAACTCCATCATCGATTTCGCGAGCACCGACTCCGTCGTTAACTTCACGACGCTCTCGCTCACCTCTTACACGCTCTCCGTCGCCAACTGGAACGACTTCAACGACCTCTTCATCGTGGCGAACGATCCGGGCAACAAGGCGACCTCGCCGCTCAACCTCGTCACTTTCGCCCCGTCCGGTTCCTGGGTCGGCAACGACACGATCTGGACGACCGACTATCCCTCCGAAGGCTTTGATCACGGCAACGAAGTCCGTCCGTGGCGGCCCGTTCCCGAGCCCTCCACTTACGGCGCGATGCTCATGGGCGCCGGTCTCGCGCTCTTCGGCGTCCGCCGCTGGCGCCAGCAGCAGAAGAGATAA
- a CDS encoding heparinase II/III family protein, with translation MRALPLSFLLLASFAAAAPAAPRFPKPDPAAQFRDWKIYAAAGQPWRAAREDWAGARERVASDPAWQKWLAREHAELDAWISRHRDRVEWIAGWSHDGISPKDASRLTWVDRIPGEEIDHFSSPSDPHVSITPKLHAWWVVGFRDRHLAMMVRAAKLSRLTGEPRYADWAAAQLDFYADNYLKWPSPPENAPTRTGARLFWQTLSEANGLIKFADTARLLGETVTADRRAAWTEKLFRPEVAVLNKNFQAIHNIAVWQRGAVAQVALLLGDEAMWREALDGRFGLRRQMAEGVTSDYLWWEQSLGYNAYVAQATLSLFTAAGLHGRAAELADELNIAQNLLLSLLTLRFPDGKLPNPADSGAPGTAPDRSLFASAYRVFPTALGLQAAAERRDWDTLLDPPPAAPTLPELPVVTTRLLESSRMAVLKSGPWQVFVHYGQLQRSHAQPEALNWSASFDGIDVSHDTGTTGYGSPMHRGYFARGANHNVPLIDGEGEDLAALNDAKQWPRVDGIPQSPQLGRVLEFSAAPARLSVEQPRYTPHARARRTIEISGDAFVDRVELATDDGHPHALGFTLQLEGAAQLGSEFSAAPDFAHGRPEPFGYWREVRGATFRDRAVVPVRFGARTLIVEIECAGEFRLWHGDTPDVPPRRRETLFLETRGAAANFTTRIFPAK, from the coding sequence ATGCGCGCGCTGCCGCTCTCGTTCCTGCTTCTCGCTTCGTTCGCCGCCGCGGCACCCGCCGCTCCGCGTTTCCCCAAGCCCGATCCCGCGGCCCAGTTCCGCGACTGGAAGATCTACGCCGCCGCCGGCCAACCGTGGCGTGCCGCCCGCGAAGATTGGGCCGGCGCCCGCGAACGTGTCGCCAGCGACCCCGCCTGGCAAAAATGGCTCGCCCGCGAACACGCGGAGCTCGACGCCTGGATCTCCCGCCACCGCGACCGCGTCGAGTGGATCGCTGGCTGGTCGCACGACGGCATCAGTCCCAAGGACGCCTCGCGCCTCACCTGGGTCGACCGCATCCCCGGCGAAGAGATCGATCATTTCTCCAGCCCCTCCGATCCGCACGTCTCCATCACGCCTAAACTCCACGCGTGGTGGGTCGTCGGCTTCCGCGACCGTCACCTCGCCATGATGGTCCGCGCCGCGAAGCTCTCGCGGCTCACCGGTGAGCCGCGCTACGCCGACTGGGCCGCCGCGCAGCTCGATTTCTACGCCGACAACTACCTGAAGTGGCCTTCGCCACCGGAGAACGCACCGACGCGCACCGGCGCGCGCCTCTTCTGGCAGACGCTCAGCGAGGCGAACGGCCTGATCAAATTCGCCGACACCGCGCGCCTCCTCGGCGAGACCGTTACCGCCGATCGCCGCGCCGCGTGGACCGAAAAACTCTTCCGCCCCGAAGTCGCCGTGCTGAACAAGAATTTCCAGGCGATCCACAACATCGCCGTCTGGCAACGCGGCGCCGTCGCGCAGGTCGCGCTGCTCCTCGGCGACGAAGCGATGTGGCGCGAGGCGCTCGACGGCCGCTTCGGCCTCCGCCGCCAGATGGCCGAGGGTGTGACGAGCGACTACCTCTGGTGGGAGCAATCGCTCGGCTATAACGCCTACGTGGCGCAAGCCACGCTCTCGCTCTTCACCGCCGCCGGCCTCCACGGTCGCGCCGCCGAGCTCGCCGACGAACTCAACATCGCGCAAAACCTCCTGCTCAGCCTGCTCACGCTGCGTTTCCCCGACGGCAAGCTCCCGAATCCCGCCGACAGCGGCGCGCCCGGCACCGCACCCGATCGCTCGCTCTTCGCGTCGGCCTACCGCGTGTTTCCCACGGCGCTTGGTCTCCAAGCCGCCGCCGAGCGCCGCGATTGGGACACCTTGCTCGATCCGCCGCCCGCCGCACCGACCTTGCCCGAGTTGCCCGTCGTGACGACGCGCCTCCTCGAGTCCTCGCGCATGGCCGTGCTCAAGTCCGGCCCGTGGCAGGTCTTCGTCCACTACGGCCAGCTCCAGCGTTCGCACGCGCAGCCCGAGGCGCTTAACTGGTCCGCGAGTTTCGACGGCATCGACGTCAGCCACGACACCGGCACCACGGGCTACGGTTCGCCGATGCACCGCGGCTACTTCGCTCGCGGCGCCAATCACAACGTCCCGCTCATCGACGGCGAAGGCGAGGACCTCGCCGCGCTCAACGACGCGAAACAATGGCCGCGCGTCGACGGCATCCCGCAATCCCCGCAACTCGGCCGCGTGCTCGAATTCTCCGCCGCGCCCGCGCGCCTGAGCGTCGAGCAACCGCGCTACACGCCGCACGCCCGCGCTCGCCGCACGATCGAGATCTCCGGCGACGCGTTCGTCGATCGCGTCGAGCTCGCCACCGATGACGGCCACCCACACGCGCTCGGCTTCACCCTCCAGCTCGAAGGTGCCGCGCAACTCGGCTCCGAATTCTCCGCTGCGCCCGATTTCGCTCACGGTCGCCCCGAGCCGTTCGGTTACTGGCGCGAGGTGCGCGGCGCGACGTTCCGCGACCGCGCCGTGGTTCCCGTGCGCTTCGGCGCACGCACACTCATCGTCGAGATCGAGTGCGCCGGCGAGTTCCGCCTCTGGCACGGCGACACGCCGGACGTGCCGCCCCGTCGCCGCGAGACGCTTTTTCTCGAGACGCGCGGCGCCGCGGCGAATTTCACCACGCGCATTTTTCCCGCGAAATAG
- a CDS encoding cation acetate symporter: protein MLGGVDPWIFGFSFVTVAVTVWMGFRSAKTSKTASDFFVAGRSVSVGWNASAISGEYLSAASFMGIAGMVMSSGYDALWYPVCYACGYLFLLLFIAGPLRRFGAYTIPDFAEGRFDSPLFRKIAVCFVLFIGFFYTMPQMKGAGTTLAYIFPGLPYWVGVVAVGAVITLNVALGGMKGITLVQAFQYWMKMFAISVPVFVLMSVYGFYGAHVGANDGRALAAAKPAATVAGLVEAGRAGVGDPGYSVERKPLVEKAPADTAWVSPFGPLTTKAAKAAGLNAEQARPYSLLYTYSLIIALVCGTAGLPHILVRFYTNPDGVAAKRTTMWVMILIGIFYVFPPVFGVIGRNLLPELYAGAGAKGTDKIVLELPRVVGGVWGSILSGITCAGAFAAFMSTFSGLLVSMTGALAHDVYGRMLKPHATAEERLRMFKIAAVAIGAVAIGLGCFVEPLEINFMVGQAFAIAAASYFPLLFMSVWWRGMTMTGAATGMLSGGLFALGAATVVNISNLALDKGPMGKLFAGFAPMNAFWKEHPLLRILCEQPAIWTVPLAITLMIVVSKLTAAKVPGDIRMKMLVLHAPETLGLKNEYIQEHSAGAGH, encoded by the coding sequence ATGCTCGGCGGCGTCGATCCGTGGATTTTCGGATTCTCGTTCGTCACGGTCGCCGTGACGGTGTGGATGGGTTTCCGCTCAGCGAAAACGTCGAAGACGGCGAGCGACTTCTTTGTCGCGGGCCGCTCGGTGTCGGTCGGATGGAACGCGTCGGCGATTTCCGGCGAGTATCTTTCCGCGGCGTCGTTCATGGGCATCGCGGGCATGGTGATGTCGAGCGGCTACGACGCGTTGTGGTATCCGGTGTGTTACGCGTGCGGCTACCTTTTCCTGCTGTTGTTTATCGCGGGGCCGCTGCGGCGGTTTGGCGCGTATACGATCCCGGATTTCGCGGAGGGTCGGTTCGACTCGCCGCTGTTCCGGAAAATCGCGGTGTGCTTCGTGCTGTTCATCGGGTTTTTCTACACGATGCCGCAGATGAAGGGCGCGGGCACGACGCTGGCCTACATTTTCCCCGGCCTGCCTTACTGGGTCGGCGTGGTGGCGGTCGGTGCGGTGATCACGCTGAACGTCGCGCTCGGTGGCATGAAGGGCATCACGCTGGTGCAGGCGTTCCAGTATTGGATGAAGATGTTCGCGATCAGCGTGCCGGTGTTCGTGCTGATGTCGGTTTACGGGTTCTACGGTGCGCACGTCGGGGCGAACGACGGTCGCGCGCTCGCGGCGGCGAAACCGGCCGCCACTGTAGCCGGCCTCGTTGAGGCTGGCCGGGCCGGGGTCGGCGACCCCGGCTACAGCGTCGAGCGGAAGCCGCTGGTGGAAAAAGCCCCGGCGGACACCGCGTGGGTTTCGCCGTTCGGACCGCTGACGACGAAGGCGGCGAAGGCGGCGGGTCTGAACGCGGAACAAGCGCGGCCGTATTCGCTGCTCTACACTTACTCGCTGATCATCGCGCTGGTGTGCGGCACGGCGGGATTGCCCCACATCCTGGTGCGGTTCTACACGAACCCCGACGGCGTGGCGGCGAAGCGCACGACGATGTGGGTGATGATCTTGATCGGCATTTTCTACGTGTTCCCGCCGGTGTTCGGTGTGATCGGCAGAAATTTGCTGCCCGAGCTCTACGCGGGCGCCGGCGCGAAGGGCACGGACAAGATCGTGCTCGAGTTGCCGCGTGTGGTCGGCGGCGTGTGGGGCAGCATTTTGAGCGGCATCACGTGCGCGGGTGCGTTCGCGGCGTTCATGAGCACGTTTAGTGGATTGCTCGTCTCGATGACGGGTGCGTTGGCGCACGACGTCTACGGGCGCATGCTCAAGCCGCACGCGACGGCGGAGGAGCGGTTGCGGATGTTCAAGATCGCGGCGGTCGCCATCGGCGCCGTGGCAATCGGGCTCGGCTGTTTTGTCGAGCCGCTCGAGATCAATTTCATGGTCGGCCAGGCGTTCGCGATCGCAGCGGCGAGCTATTTCCCGCTGCTGTTCATGAGCGTGTGGTGGCGTGGCATGACGATGACCGGCGCGGCGACGGGCATGTTGAGCGGCGGGTTGTTCGCGCTCGGCGCGGCGACGGTCGTCAACATCAGCAATCTCGCGCTCGACAAGGGGCCGATGGGGAAGCTGTTCGCGGGCTTCGCGCCGATGAACGCGTTTTGGAAAGAGCATCCGCTGCTCCGCATCCTGTGCGAGCAGCCGGCGATCTGGACGGTCCCGCTGGCGATCACACTGATGATCGTCGTCTCGAAGCTCACGGCGGCGAAGGTGCCGGGCGACATCCGCATGAAGATGCTCGTGCTGCACGCGCCGGAGACGCTCGGCCTGAAGAACGAATACATCCAGGAGCACTCGGCCGGCGCGGGGCATTGA